A genomic segment from Bradyrhizobium sp. CB1015 encodes:
- a CDS encoding ABC transporter substrate-binding protein, whose translation MSVSPLDLSRRTVMLGGLGVAGMAAFAPRLAWAQGRSETLLVVQELGPNSLDMQGVGSNQTVNGLSWNCYDRLLTYASKTLPDGTLSYDREKLAPELAESWEVAPDGMSCTFRLRKDAKFHDGTPVTAKDVKWSFDRAVKVGGFPTFQMSAGSLEKPEQFVVVDDHTFRIDYVRKDKMLLFNVAVVVPFIINSELARKNATPEDPWALAWLKNNEAGGGAYKIESWKPGSETVLTRFDDWKSGPLPKVKRVIARDVPSAGTRRAMLERGDADISSGFAPRDFEQIIKEGKVKVSGVPIPNALWYVALNTAKPPFDNVKLRQAIAWAMPYEQIQTSAFFGRAVPMYGGAADVSKPVWPQPFPYVTDLDKAKALLKEAGFESGLETTLSLDTGTATVGEPTAILIQENLAKIGLKASIEKIPGANWRTTLNKKELPLALNRFSGWLDYPEYYFYWNFHGNNSIFNISSYKNKEMDALIDKARFTTDAAEYDRTVKDFIALCMRDVPVVPLNQPIHDVAMQKGVSGYEFWFHREPDYRQFAKS comes from the coding sequence TTGAGCGTTTCACCCCTCGATTTGAGCCGCCGCACTGTCATGCTCGGCGGCCTTGGTGTCGCCGGTATGGCAGCATTTGCTCCACGCCTCGCCTGGGCGCAGGGGCGCAGCGAGACGCTGCTGGTGGTGCAGGAGCTCGGGCCGAACTCGCTGGACATGCAGGGCGTCGGCTCCAACCAGACCGTGAACGGCCTGTCCTGGAATTGCTACGACCGCCTGCTCACCTACGCCTCCAAGACGTTGCCGGACGGCACGTTGTCGTATGACCGCGAGAAGCTCGCGCCCGAGCTGGCCGAGAGCTGGGAAGTCGCGCCTGACGGCATGTCCTGCACCTTCCGCCTGCGGAAGGACGCCAAATTCCACGACGGCACGCCGGTGACCGCCAAGGACGTCAAATGGTCGTTCGATCGCGCCGTGAAGGTCGGCGGCTTTCCGACCTTCCAGATGTCGGCGGGATCGCTGGAGAAGCCGGAGCAGTTCGTGGTGGTCGACGACCACACTTTCCGCATCGACTATGTCCGCAAGGACAAGATGCTGCTGTTCAACGTCGCCGTCGTCGTGCCCTTCATCATCAATTCCGAGCTCGCCAGGAAGAACGCGACACCGGAAGATCCGTGGGCGCTGGCGTGGCTGAAGAACAACGAGGCCGGCGGCGGCGCCTACAAGATCGAGAGCTGGAAGCCGGGCAGCGAGACCGTGCTGACGCGCTTCGACGACTGGAAAAGCGGGCCGCTGCCGAAGGTGAAGCGCGTGATCGCACGCGACGTTCCTTCCGCCGGCACCCGCCGTGCCATGCTGGAGCGGGGCGATGCGGATATTTCCAGCGGCTTTGCGCCGCGCGATTTCGAGCAGATCATCAAGGAGGGCAAGGTCAAGGTCTCGGGCGTGCCGATCCCGAACGCGTTGTGGTACGTCGCGCTGAACACCGCCAAGCCGCCGTTCGACAATGTCAAGCTGCGCCAGGCGATCGCCTGGGCCATGCCCTACGAGCAGATCCAGACCAGCGCCTTCTTCGGCCGCGCCGTTCCCATGTATGGCGGCGCCGCCGACGTCTCGAAGCCGGTCTGGCCGCAGCCGTTTCCTTACGTCACCGATCTCGACAAGGCCAAGGCTCTGCTGAAGGAAGCAGGCTTCGAATCCGGCCTGGAGACGACGCTGTCGCTCGACACCGGCACCGCCACCGTCGGCGAGCCGACCGCGATCCTGATCCAGGAGAATCTCGCCAAGATCGGCCTCAAGGCTTCAATCGAGAAAATTCCCGGCGCGAACTGGCGCACGACGCTGAACAAGAAGGAGCTGCCGCTCGCGCTCAACCGCTTCAGCGGCTGGCTCGATTATCCCGAATATTACTTCTACTGGAATTTCCACGGCAACAACTCGATCTTCAACATCTCCTCGTACAAGAACAAGGAGATGGACGCCCTGATCGACAAGGCGCGCTTCACCACCGATGCCGCGGAGTACGACAGGACCGTGAAGGATTTCATCGCGCTCTGCATGCGCGACGTTCCCGTCGTTCCGCTCAACCAGCCGATCCACGACGTTGCCATGCAAAAGGGCGTCTCCGGCTACGAATTCTGGTTTCACCGCGAACCGGACTACCGCCAGTTCGCGAAATCATAG
- a CDS encoding DUF892 family protein, with protein MYHHVKKLMFTVRVDEPDPRFGNMLLEQFGGANGELAAAMQYSIQGLNCEDPDRKDLLMDIGTEELSHLEVVGCLARMHLAPSRNDRQAAEADPLIAIAGGGGVNLFNSQGNPWTADYLKITGELDVDLRSNIAAEARAKIVYERLINFCDDAGSKDALQFLMTREITHMKAFARALESLSKPAFSVGRIAPTPGLVNQYFNDSTGSGDHGEIDTRGPWNEGEDWVFTESPALQSADPGAATPIVAESSPPVDEAGLTDLLLHELRDILHAEKQLTKALPKMAQAARFDQLRELFEQHLAETENQVERINECFELLGENARAKPCKGMMGLIEEGQEVMKEGDEKEDAAADLALISAAQRVEHYEMAGYTTARNLAQQLRHSAIVALLSKSLAEEENADLLLNQVARSLMSVAKMPAALEQAE; from the coding sequence ATGTATCACCACGTCAAGAAGCTGATGTTCACCGTGCGCGTCGACGAACCCGATCCGCGCTTCGGCAATATGCTCCTCGAGCAGTTCGGCGGCGCCAACGGCGAACTTGCGGCTGCGATGCAATATTCGATTCAAGGGCTGAATTGCGAGGATCCCGACCGCAAGGACCTCTTGATGGATATCGGCACCGAAGAGCTCAGCCATCTCGAAGTCGTCGGTTGCCTCGCCCGGATGCATCTTGCGCCCTCGCGGAACGACCGGCAGGCGGCGGAGGCCGATCCGCTGATTGCGATTGCCGGCGGAGGCGGCGTCAATCTGTTCAACTCGCAAGGCAATCCCTGGACCGCCGACTATCTCAAGATCACCGGCGAGCTCGACGTCGATCTCCGCAGCAACATCGCCGCCGAGGCGCGTGCCAAGATCGTCTACGAACGGCTGATCAATTTCTGCGACGATGCCGGCAGCAAGGACGCGCTGCAATTCCTGATGACGCGCGAGATCACGCATATGAAGGCGTTCGCGCGCGCGCTCGAGAGCCTGTCGAAGCCGGCCTTCAGTGTCGGCCGCATTGCCCCGACGCCCGGTCTCGTGAACCAGTACTTCAACGATTCCACCGGCAGCGGCGACCACGGCGAAATCGATACCCGCGGCCCCTGGAACGAGGGCGAGGACTGGGTGTTCACGGAATCGCCTGCGCTGCAATCCGCCGATCCGGGCGCTGCCACCCCGATCGTCGCGGAGAGCTCACCGCCTGTCGACGAGGCCGGCCTGACCGATCTGCTGCTCCATGAGCTGCGTGATATTCTCCATGCCGAGAAGCAGCTGACCAAGGCGCTTCCCAAGATGGCGCAGGCCGCCCGCTTCGACCAGTTGCGGGAACTGTTCGAGCAGCATCTGGCCGAGACCGAAAATCAGGTCGAGCGCATCAACGAATGCTTCGAGCTGCTCGGCGAGAACGCTCGTGCCAAGCCTTGCAAGGGCATGATGGGCCTGATCGAGGAAGGCCAGGAGGTCATGAAGGAAGGCGACGAGAAGGAGGACGCCGCCGCCGACCTCGCGCTGATCTCTGCGGCGCAACGCGTCGAGCATTACGAGATGGCCGGCTATACCACAGCACGCAACTTGGCGCAGCAACTCCGCCACAGCGCCATCGTCGCCCTGCTGTCCAAATCCCTCGCCGAGGAAGAAAATGCCGATCTCCTGCTCAACCAGGTCGCGCGATCGCTGATGTCGGTGGCGAAGATGCCCGCCGCGCTGGAGCAGGCGGAATAG